CAACTCAACGAATATCTAAACCTTATTGGAAATGTCCGTTGGGGAATGCTTACAAATGGGACTGAATGGAAACTTTACGACTTCTCACTCCCTGAGTACGGCGGAATTGAGATCGCAGCTTTTGATTTAAAATCGGAAGGTGACGTTCTCGATGTATCTAAAAAAGCCGTTGAAGAACAAGCTTATGAGTTTTTTGATTTCCATGAAAATTCATTCACTACGACGTCCTGGCCTGAGCTTTCAAAGGAAGCTATGGCATTTTCTCCGGAATCACTAGCGAAAGCGATCTTATCAACTGACGTTGTTAGATACATTGCCAAATATGTTCGTGGAGAGCATGAGTTTAAAGCAAATCACGAAATTTTAACGGACCGTCTCTATTGGTTACTTGAACAAGGTCTCAATGACGCCATCAAAGGATGGAATGATACGAAGGCTGCCGAAATCCAAAAATTCGTCAAAGCGCAGAAAAGAGCTTCCCGAAAAACAAAGAGATCTAGAAAATCTTCTGTAAGTACCGAGCCAGCCATTGCCACATCCGATGTGACATCGCCAGACACAGTTCTAGGCGAAGAAAACAAAACAGCGTCTTAAAAATGACTTCAACAAAAAACGTTACTTTTTCAATTATATAAAGGTTACAAAATGGCATTTAAACTACGAGACAAC
This region of Bdellovibrio sp. BCCA genomic DNA includes:
- a CDS encoding type I restriction endonuclease, which produces MSRETKQDRIIRNLLDQATEHLHELKNLDANPNTKELDVERWAQSFIRNCLGYSASAGYSIRAQETKGKMRPDLIVLFNDKPIFVVEVKKMGFDLNKSDFRCGKVQLNEYLNLIGNVRWGMLTNGTEWKLYDFSLPEYGGIEIAAFDLKSEGDVLDVSKKAVEEQAYEFFDFHENSFTTTSWPELSKEAMAFSPESLAKAILSTDVVRYIAKYVRGEHEFKANHEILTDRLYWLLEQGLNDAIKGWNDTKAAEIQKFVKAQKRASRKTKRSRKSSVSTEPAIATSDVTSPDTVLGEENKTAS